The genome window cgggagcccaacgtgggactcgatcctgggactccaggatcatgccctgggccaaacgcaggcgccaaacagctgagccacccagggatccgcagAAAGggctttaaaacaaaatggagaCAACAGGGGGAAGAAGGCCGGAGAGTAGAGTCCTCAACTCACCCGATCCGCCAACTCACCTAGATAAATTTCCAGTCATCCTGGACACCTACCAATGCGAGCTGAGAGTTAAAGAGAAGGGTTTTCCCTTCTAACAAGGTAGAAGGTggatacaaagaaagaaagaggcgggtggggggggagcGGCCTCTAACAAGACAAGACAGGAAGGGGGAGAGCTCGGGATAGCACTGGAGCCGCagccggcggggcctcgggcagAAGCGGGGGGGGCAGGCGGGGCGCTGCGCCTGCTGCCTTCGGGCGCCCACTGCGGCCCCGGGAGGGCGATGCCAGCAGCaaaggccccggagcccagggtgcAGGGGACACGGCCGCAGTCCTGCCTGCCCCCAGGGCAGGTGGaggcttcatgactgcagaattaaGATCTCATCAGGCtgaagttaaaaatcaattaaatgaggtgCAATCCAAATTGGGGGTCCTAATGGCAAGGCATAAGGTGCTGGAAGAAAGAATGAGCAACACTAAGACTccttgatggcaaggaaggaagctgaggaaaacagagaaaaacaatgaaaggaccacgaggaaaggttaagggaaatacaTGACAGCTTCAGAAGGTAGAATTACGTATCactggggttccagagagcacccagaaggacagagggccagaaagcatatttgttttttttatttttatttttatttttatttttatttttatttttatttttttttcagaaagcatatttgaacaaatccaagctgagaacttccctaatttgaggaGGGGAACAGGTATTCAGACCCAGGAGATAGAGTAGTCCTCCTCCCAAATCAATAACAACTGTTCAATACCTCGacacttaatagtgaaacttgcaaattccatagaaaaagagaaaatccgtAAAGTAGTTAGAGACAGCAGATTCTTAATGAATATGGGGAGAATTATTacattaatagcagacctctcctcagagacctgggaggccagaaagggctggcgggATTGATTCAGGGTCCtagatgagaagaacatgcaggcaAGAaaactctatccagcaaggctctcgttcagaatagaaggagagataaagagcttccaagataggcagaaactgcaagaatatgtgaccaccaaaccagctctgcaagaaatattaaggagtaTCATAGGAAAATTAACATGCTTCCAGAAAATTTGTTCAGGTTTAAGTGAGCAGTTGAGATAGAAATGATTTATATATGCTGTGATTTAGTCTATGGTTTTATTCCAAAATTAGTCACCATGCAGAGTCTGTTTTTATAGCGTATGCATAATGATTGTACTATATAGGAAGGATGACGTGGTGTTACATTATCCCTAATAGGAACAATGCTTTTAACTGTTAAAGAGTAATCTTGCTTTCCTcaggagggggggaaaaaaaccaactcTACAGAGCTCCAGACATTCTGTACAATCCCTTAGAGGATGGGGCTTCTGCACACACTTTTGGTCAAAGAAGAGACTAAGGGCACATCTTTTGAAAACATTCTAATGAAATGACTCATGCACCCATTCCACCTATAACTGTAATTTAACTCAAATACCAATAACTAGAGCTTGGCTCAGCAGGGATTCCTTAGAGCCAGGTATAAAGCCTTGTGAAGGAAGCCGGggtatgccaccccaaaatatacatatatatatatttttgggaaGAGGAATCCAGAAACAAATCTTAGTGTTAATGTCTTCCCATATATTTACCTTTCCAGTTTGCTGCCCTTGATAGCCTAAAACTGCTTTTCTTTAGGTTATCATTCTTTCTACAAACGTATTATTGTTCTTTGCTGAAGATGCTATAAAGCCCACAGTTTTAAGCTGCTGCTTTGAGTTCCTCCTTGTTTTTGATTTCTTCGGTGTGATGTGCACTGCAAacctttataaattttttcttttgatgatatCCTCTTGGTAATGAGTCCCCCCGGAAATCCTAAGATGGGTAGATATGGAGTTTAGCCTCCCGCCACATCAGAACTCATTCTAGTTGTATCCTCATGGAAGAATgcaggcaaaaatgaactatttgctTGGTCGGCAATAAGCCTGGGGCTGGCCATCCCAAGGATGCAGTTTCCTACATGAGATTGTGAACTTATCGCGTCAGCTACACTGGTGGATTTCTCCTAACATACTGAACACTGGAATCCTCAAATTAAAACTCCAAAAGATCCAAGGACTTTCTTTCATGCAGAAAAGGATTCTGCACATCAAGAGCCAGGCATGTgacactaacaataagactgaagaaaaagaaattacagaaacaatcccatttacaattgcacccaaaagcataatataccaatgaataaaactaaccaaagaggtaaaggatctataacctAAAAATTAGAGAAcactttgaaagaaattgaagaaggcacaaagaggtggaaaaatattctgtgctcctgggttggaagaagtaatattgtgaaaatgttgatgttaccagggcaatatacacatttcatGCGATCTctacaaaaataccacagactttcttcagagagttggaacaaaccatCGTAAGATTTCTGTGGAAAGGGAAAAGACCCCGATTAACCAGGGAACTATTAAAAACTTGACAAActtgatatggtctcattcatttggggaatataaaaattagtgaaagggaatagagggaatggagaaaatgagggaaactatcagtgagggtgacaaaacaaaaagacacagtGAACTCTGCGAactgaacaaggggtagtggaaggggaggtgggcaggcggtTGGGGCGACCCGGTAATAGACACTGatggggcacttgccgggatgagctctgggtgttatgctatatgctggcaaattgaactccaattaaaaaatgtaaaaacagagaacattttgctaatatttaacatgGACTAGCTTTTCCAAATGTTAGTTTCACAATCCCTTCCATTAAATCTGACCAAATTAGCGGTCTCAATGCAATTTCACTATTTTGGCCACAAACTAATGACTGACCTTTTAAATTAAGATGTGGACACATGAAACAAAGAATACAGCTTAGGAGGTTTGTCTTTACTATGGCACCCCGAGCAAAACTGACTAATGATTCTGTGTTGCGTGtggagagagcaaaagagcaagTGCAaggaggagaagggcagagggaaagaaagagagtatacgaagcaggctccatgctgaatatgggtgaatctgatgaccttgaggtcatgaccagagctgaaaaccaggaggcagaaacttagctgacagaaacacccaggtgcACCTAGGACAAGATTTCTTGAGGCGATTTAATGAATGAACTTTCATCTTACCTTCTGATATCTCCTATGGTTCTTGAAATTTTCTACGACAGAAGATGTTCAATAATTTCGATTGTTTTACAGGATAGGTGTCGAAAACTTGTCCACATGTTTCTCGTGTTGTTTCCACAACAGATCCAAGGACATTAATAGACATTGGTAGAGCAGTTGACAATTCGTTGTTAGAAGAGCCTAGAAATTTAAGgattcaatcccatttacaattgcacccaaaaacataagctacctaggaataacctaaccaaagatgtaaaggatttCTACCCTAAACACCACAGAACGctcctgaaagaaattgaggaaggcatcaagatgtggaaaaattttccgtgctcatgaattggaagaattaatattgtgaaaatgtagatgatacccagggaaatttacatatttcattcaatccctatcaaaataccatagactttcttcagagagttggaacaaaccatCTTAAGATTACTGTGGAACCGGAAAAGACACCAAATAGCCCGGGGACTATTCAAAATGAAGaccacagctgggggcatcacaatgccagatttcaggttgtactacacaACCGtggccatcaagacagtgtggtagtggcacaaaaacagacacaaagatcaacgGAACCGAATAgtgaatccagaagtggaccctcaactttatggtcaactaatattcgagaaagcaggaaagactatccctggaaaaaagacagtctcctcaataaatggtcctgaaaacattggacatccacatgcagaagaaggaaactagatcattctctgacaccacacacaaagataaactcaaaaaggatgaaagatctaaatgtgagacaagaatccacccaaatcctagaggagaacacaggcaacacccattttaaacttggccacagcaacatctCGCAAGATACATCcgcgaaggcaaaagaaaaaaaagcaacacgGAATTCTTGGGAATTCACCCAGattgaaagcttctgcacagcaaaagaaacagtccacaaaagtaaaagacaacctacagaacgggagaagatccTTGCAAACGACCGCTCAGACAAAGgactagtgtccaagatctataaagaacatattcaaCTCAAgagcaaaggaacaaacaatccaatcgtgaaacgggcaaaagacccgaacagaaatctcacaggggaagacagagacacggccaacaagcacatgagaacatgcccCGCATCGCTGGTCATCAGGGAACTACAGATCCAAACccccatgagataccacctcacaccagtgggaatggggaaaagtcacaagacaggaaaccacaaatgttggagaggatgaggacaaaggggaaccctcttgcactgtaggtgggaatgtgaactggtgcagccactctggaaacgtgtgtggaggttcctcaaagagttaaaaacagatcttCCCTACGGCCCAGccattgcattgctggggattcaccccaaagctGCAGATGCGGTGAAATGCGGGGACACCTTCACTCCGCTGTTTATGGCAGCAACGTCCACagtaggcaaactgtggaaggagctcggggtccatcgagagatgaagggataaagaagatgtggtccacgGCTACAACGGAATTATTCCTCAGCCATGAGcgacgacaaatacccaccatttcctccGACGTGGACGGACCTGGAGGGacttacgctgagtgaaataagtccatcggtaAAGGACAAActtgatatggtctcattcatttggggaatataaaaactggtgaaagggaataaagggaatggagaaaaggagggaaaatatcagtgagggtgacaaaacaggagaCACACCAAAATCTGGGAATTGAACAAAGGGAAATGGAAAGGGAGGCGGGCGGGCCGTTGGGGcgaccgggtgatgggcactgatgggggcacttggcaggatgagcattgggtgttatgctatatactggcaaattgaactccaataaaaaatgtaaaaacagaaaacattttgctaCTATTTAACACAGACGAGTATGTCCAAATGTTAGCTTCACAACCCTGCCCATTAAATCTGACCAAATTAGAGTTCTCAATGCGATTTCACTATTTTGGCCACAAACTAACGACTGACCTTTTAAATTAAGATGTGGACACATGAAACAAAGAATACGGCTTACGAGGTTTGTCTTTACTATGGCACCCCGAGCAAAACTGACTAATGATTCTGTGTTGCGTGTGtggagagagcaaaagagcaagtgtaaggaggagaggggcagagggaaaggaagagagagttcgaagcaggctccatgctgaatatgggtgaatctgatgaccttgaggtcatgaccagagctaaaaACCGGGAGGGAGAAACTTAgctgacagaaacacccaggtgcctctaggaCAAGATTTCTTGAGTCTATTTAATGAATCAATTTTCATGTTACCCTCTGGGCTCTGATCCGTTGGCTGAACTTTTCCATTATGGAAGATGGGAAAAATTTTTGTTCGTGTTGCAGGGCAGGTGTCCCCAGGTTGTCTGCTGCGTTCTGGTGGTGTTATTTTCACAGCAGATCCTGGGAAACAAATGGACATAGACAGAGCTGTTGAGTGACAGGTTGTTGTTAGAAGAGCCTCGAAAATTAAGgcgtcaatcccatttacaattgcaccccaaagcataagctacctaggaataaacctaaccaaataggtaaaggatTTGTACCGTAAACACCACAGAACGTTCCTGATAGAAATCGAGGAAggcataaagagaaggaaaaatgttccatgctcatggataggaagaattaatattgtaaaaatgtccatgtacccagggcaatttacacatttcatgcaatccctatcaaaatgccatggactttcttcagagatctGGAACAAACCATCTTAGGATTCAAGTGTGGAAAcggaaaagaccccaaagagccagggGACTATTCAAAACGAAGACCCGCATTGtgtgggggcatcacaatgccagatttcaggttgtactacacagccgtggccatcaagacagtgtggtagtggcacaaaaacagacacatagttcaatggaacCGAATAgcaaatccagaagtggaccctcaactttatggtcaactaatattcgagaaagcaggaaagactatccctggaaaaaagacagtctcttcaataaatggtgctgggaacattggacatccacatgcagaagaaggaaccTAGAGCATACTctgacaccacacacaaaaataaactcaaaaaggatgaaagatctaaatgtgagacaagaatccatccaaatcttAGAGGTGAACAGAGGTAACACCCtttttcaacttggccacagcaacatctCGCAAGATACATCcgcgaaggcaagagaaacaacagcaacaaggaattactgggacttcaccCAGAtcgaaagcttctgcacagcaaaagaaacagtccacaaaagtaaaggacaacctacagaacgggagaaggtatttgcaaacgATCTctgagataaagggctagtgtccaagatctataaaggacgTATTCAACTctagagcaaagaaacaaacaatccaatcatgaaaccgGGAAAAGACACccacagaaatttcacagagaagacagagacatggccaacaagcacatgagaacatgcccCGCATCGctggccatcagggaactacagaTCCAAACccccatgagataccacctcacaccagtgggaatgggaaaagtcacaagacaggaaaccacaaatgttggagaggatgcggacaaaggggaaccctcttgcaatgtaggtgggaatgtgaactggtgcagccactctggaaacctgtgtggaggttcctcaaagagttaaaaacagatcttCCCTATGGCCCAGCctttgcactgctggggattcaccccaaagctGCAGATGCGGTGAaatgcggggacacctgcaccccgctgTTTATGGCAGCAACGTCCACagtaggcaaactgtggaagcagcGTAGGGATCCATCgagagatgaagggataaagaagatgtggtccacaGCTACAATGGAATTATTCCTCAGCCATGAgagacgacaaatacccaccattttatCCGACATGGACAGACGTGGAGGGacttacgctgagtgaaataagtccatcagaaaaggacaaacttgatatggtctcattcatttggggaatataaaaactggTGAAGGGAATTAAGGGAATGGCGAAATgagggaaaatatcagtgagggtgacaaaacaggagaCACACCAAACTCTGGGAactgaacaaggggtagtggaaagggtgCTGGGCAGGTGGTTGGGATGACTGGGAGAAGGGAactcatgggggcacctggcgggatgagcactgggtgttatgctatatactggcaaattgaactccaataaaaaaatgtaaaaacagaaaacattttctaatatttaacatGGACTAGTATGTCCAAATGTTAGCTTCACAACCCCTCACATTAAAACTGACCAAATTAGAGTTCTCAATGCGATTTCACTATTTTGGCCACAAACTAATGACTGACCTTTTAAATTAAGATGTGGACACATGAAACAAAGAATACGGCTTAGGAGGTTTGTCTTTACTATGGCACCCCGGCAAAACTGACTAATGATTCTGTGTTGCGTGTGtggagagagcaaaagagcaagtgtaaggaggagaggggcagagggaaaggaagagagagtacaaagcaggctccatgctgaatatgGGTGAATCTGATGACCTTGtggtcatgaccagagctgaaaaccaggaggcagaaacttagctgacagaaacacccaggtgcccttaggaCAATATTTCTTGAGAATATTTAATGAATCAATTTTCATGTTACCCTCTCGGATATCTGATGATGAGTCAAGTTCCTTGCTGCGgtatattgtgaatattttcagcCGTTTTTCAGGGCTGGTGTCTCCAGGTTGTCCactcaatttttgtttatttgtttccacCACAGCTCCTGGGAATAAAATGGACAGAGAAAGAGCTGTTGACTGACATATTGTTGTTTGAAGAGCCTcgaaaattaaggagtcaatcccatttacatgtgtacccaaaagcataagctacctgaataaacctaactaaagtgGTAAAGGTTCTGTACCCTAAACACCACAGGACGTTCCTGATTGAAATCGAGGAAggcataaagagaaggaaaaatgttccatactcatggataggaagaattaatattgtgaaaatgtccatgctacccagggcaatttacacatttcatgcaatccctatcaaaataccatggactttcttcagagagttgtaacaaaccatcttaagattagtgtggaaccggaaaagaccccaaagagccagggGACTATTCAAAACGAAGaccacagctgggggcatcacaatgtcagatttcaggttgtactacacagctgtggccatcaagacagtgtggtagtggcacaaaaacagacccatagatcaatggaactaaATAgcaaatccagaagtggaccctcaactttatggtcaactaatcttcgagaAAGTAGGAAAGACGAtccctggaaaaaagacagtctcttcaataaatggtgctgggaacattggacatccacatgcagaagaaggaaccTAAAGCATACTctgacaccacacacaaaaataaactcaaaaaggatgaaaggtctaaatgtgagacaagaatccacccAAATCCTAGAGGCGAACAGAGGCAacacccattttaaaattggccacagcaacatctCGCAAGATACATCcgcgaaggcaagagaaacaacagcaacaaggaattactgggacttcaccCAGAtcgaaagcttctgcacagcaaaagaaacagtccacaaaaataaaagacaacctacagaacgggagaagatccTTGCAAACGACCtctcagacaaagggctagtgtccaagatctataaagaacatattcaaCTCAAgagcaaaggaacaaacaatccgatcGTTAAACGAGCAAAAGAcccgaacagaaatctcacaggggaagacagagacacggccaacaagcacaatAGAACATCCCCGCATCGCTGGTCATCAGGGAACTACAGATCCAAACccccatgagataccacctcacaccagtgggaatgggaaaagtcacaagacaggaaaccacaaatgttggagaggatgcggacaaaggggaaccctcttgcactgtaggtgggaatgtgaactggtgcagccactctggaaacctgtgtggaagttcctcaaagagttaaaaacagatcttCCCTATGGCCCAGCctttgcactgctggggattcaccccaaagctgcagatgcagtgaaatgcggGGACACATGCACCCTGCTGTTTATGGCAGCAACGTCCACagtaggcaaactgtggaagcagcGTAGGGATCCATCgagagatgaagggataaagaagatgtggtccacgGCTACAATGGAATTATTCCTCAGCCATGAgagacgacaaatacccaccatttgatctGACATGGACAGACCTGGAGGGACttacgctgagtgaaagaagtccatcagaaaaggacaaacttgatatggtctcattcatttggggaatataaaaactggtgaaagggaataaagggaatggcgaaatgagggaaaatatcagtgagggtgacaaaacaggagaCACACCAAACTCTGGGAactgaacaaggggtagtggaaggggtgcTGCGCAGGTGGTTGGGATGACTGGGAGAAGGGAactgatgggggcacctggcgggatgagcactgggtgttatgctatatactggcaaattgaactccaataaaaaaatgtaaaaacagaaaacattttctaatatttaaaatggaCTAGTATGTCCAAATGTTATCTTCACAACCCTTCCCATTAAAACTGACCAAATTAGAGTTCTCAATGCGATTTCACTATTTTGGCCACAAACTAATGACTGACCTTTTAAATTAAGATGTGGACACATGAAACAAAGAATACGGCTTAGGAGGTTTGTCTTTACTATGGCACCCCGAGCAAAACTGACTAATGATTCTGTGTTGCGTGTGtggagagagcaaaagagcaagtgtaaggaggagaggggcagagggaaaggaagagagagtacaaagcaggctccatgctgaatatgggtgaatctgatgaccttgaggtcatgaccagagctgaaaaccaggaggcagaaacttagctgacagaaacacccaggtgcccttaggaCAAGATTTCTTGAGGCTATTTAATGAATCAATTTTCATGTTACCCTCTGGGCTCTGATCCGTTGGCTGAACTTTTCTGTAACGGAAGATGGGAAAAATTTTTGTTCGTGTTGCAGGGCAGGTGTCCCCAGGTTGTCTGCTGGGTTCTGGTTGTGTTATGTTCACAGCAGATCCTGGGAAATAAATGGACATAGACAGAGCTGTTGAGTGACAGGTTGTTGTTAGAAGAGCCTcgaaaattaaggagtcaatcccacttacaattgcaccccaaagcataagctacctaggaataaacctaaccaaagaggtaaaggatttgtATCGTAAACACCACAGAACGATCCTGatagaaattgaggaaggcataaagagaaggaaaaatgttccatgctcatggataggaagaattaatattgtgaaaatgttcatgtacccagggcaatttacacatttcatgcaatccctatcaaaatgccatggactttcttcagagatctGGAACAAACCATCTTAGGATTCAAGTGTGGAACcggaaaagaccccaaagagccagggGACTATTCAAAACGAAGACCAcaactgggggcatcacaatgccagatttcaggttgtactacacaactgtggccatcaagacagtgtggtagtggcacaaaaacagacccatagatcaatggaactgaatagtgaatccagaagtggaccctcaactttatggtcaactaatattcgagaaagcaggaaagactatccctggaaaaaagacagtctcttcaataaatggtgctgggaacattggacatccacatgcagaagaaggaaccTAGAGCATACTctgacaccacacacaaaaataaactcaaaaaggatgaaagatctaaatgtgagacaagaatccatccaaatcttAGAGGTGAACAGAGGTAACACCCtttttcaacttggccacagcaacatcttgcaagatacatccgcgaaggcaagagaaacaacagcaacaaggaattactgggacttcaccCAGAtcgaaagcttctgcacagcaaaagaaacagtccacaaaaataaaagacaacctacagaacgggagaagatccTTGCAAATGACCTCTCAAACGGCtggtgtccaagatctataaagaacatattcaaCTCAAgagcaaaggaacaaacaatccgatcgtgaaacgggcaaaagacccgaacagaaatctcacaggggaagacagagacacggccaacaagcacatgagaacatgcccCGCATCGCTGGTCATCAGGGAACTACAGATCCAAACccccatgagataccacctcacaccagtgggaatgggaaaagtcacaagacaggaaaccacaaatgttggagaggatgcggacaaaggggaaccctcttgcactgtaggtgggaatgtgaactggtgcagccactctggaaaactgtgtggaggttcctcaaagagttaaaaacagatcttCCCTATGGCCCAGCctttgcactgctggggattcaccccaaagctGCAGATGCGGTGAaatgcggggacacctgcaccccgctgTTTATGGCAGCAACGTCCACagtaggcaaactgtggaaggagctcggggtccatcgagagatgaagggataaagaagatgtggtccacgGCTACAACGGAATTATTCCTCAGCCATGAgagacgacaaatacccaccattttatCCGACATGGACAGACGTGGAGGGacttacgctgagtgaaataagtccatcagaaaaggacaaacttgatatggtctcattcatttggggaatataaaaactggtgaaagggaataaagggaatggcgaaatgagggaaaatatcagtgagggtgacaaaacaggagaCACACCAAACTCTGGGAactgaacaaggggtagtggaaggggtgcTGCGCAGGTGGTTGGGATGACTGGGAGAAGGGAactgatgggggcacctggcgggatgagcactgggtgttatgctatatactggcaaattgaactccaataaaaaaatgtaaaaacagaaaacattttctaacatTTAACATGGACTAGTATGTCCAAATGTTATCTTCACAACCCCTCACATTAAAACTGACCAAATTAGAGTTCTCAATGCGATATCACTATTTTGACCACAAACTAATGACTGACCTTTTAAATTAAGATGTGGACACATGAAACATAAAGAATACAGCGCAGGAGGTTTGTCTTTACAATGGCACCCCGAGCAAAACTGACTAATGATTCTGTGTTGCGTGTGtggagagagcaaaagagcaagtgtaaggaggagaggggcagagggaaaggaagagagagtacaaagcaggctccatgctgaatatgggtgaatctgatgaccttgaggtcatgaccagagctgaaaaccaggaggcagaaacttagctgacagaaacacccaggtgcccttaggaCAATATTTCTTGAGGATATTAAATGAATCAATTTTCATGTTACCCTCTCGGATATCTGATGATGAGTCAAGTTCCTTGCTGCGgtatattgtgaatattttcagcCGTTTTTCAGGGCAGGTGTCTCCAGGTTGTCCactcaatttttgtttatttgtttccacCGCAGATCCTGTGAAATAAA of Canis lupus baileyi chromosome 27, mCanLup2.hap1, whole genome shotgun sequence contains these proteins:
- the LOC140619454 gene encoding uncharacterized protein isoform X5, which translates into the protein MHCVLNDYVVLFCILSHQKKGSAMETTQPEPSRKPGDTCPGMQIRLLNICCSLQVELSLEPSKGSAVETNKQKLSGQPGDTCPEKRLKIFTIYRSKELDSSSDIREGSAVNITQPEPSRQPGDTCPATRTKIFPIFRYRKVQPTDQSPEGAVVETNKQKLSGQPGDTSPEKRLKIFTIYRSKELDSSSDIREGSSNNELSTALPMSINVLGSVVETTRETCGQVFDTYPVKQSKLLNIFCRRKFQEP
- the LOC140619454 gene encoding uncharacterized protein isoform X8, producing the protein MHCVLNDYVVLFCILSHQKKGSAMETTQPEPSRKPGDTCPGMQIRLLNICCSLQVELSLEPSKGSAVETNKQKLSGQPGDTCPEKRLKIFTIYRSKELDSSSDIREGSAVNITQPEPSRQPGDTCPATRTKIFPIFRYRKVQPTDQSPEGAVVETNKQKLSGQPGDTSPEKRLKIFTIYRSKELDSSSDIREGSAVKITPPERSRQPGDTCPATRTKIFPIFHNGKVQPTDQSPEGNQMEHHV